In bacterium, the DNA window TTCTTCCCTCTTGGGAAGGAAAGTATTGGATGCTGATCAATTCTCATAGTTATACTTGTCTCCTAAGTTAGAAGAATGCAGTACAATATCTAATAATTCCGCCGGAGAATCAATAAGATAATCGGGTTTAAGATTTTGAAGCATTCCGGAATCTCCGTATCCGTACTTTACTCCGCACACTTTAACACCTGCTCTGCGGCCTGCAGTAATGTCGCGTTCAGTATCTCCTACTAAAAGAACCCGATGCGGTTCAACACCGAATGTATCAAGAAGAGAAAAAAGCATCTCAGGATCAGGTTTTTCCTTTACTCCGTTATCCGGTGTACATACTGCCTTAAAATAAGCATCAAGATTCAATCCTGAAAGTATTTTTTTCGCATGGTTTCGGGGTTTGTTAGTCGCAACTGTCAAACAAACAGAAGAGAGGCTTGACAGCACATCCCGAATACCTGAGAACGGCAGTGTGGAATCGAGACAGTGGATGTCATAGTATTCTCTGAAAAATTCAAGAAAAACTTTTTTATCCGAATCGCCGCTTTCCTGCAATACTGCACGAATAAATTCATCTCCCCCGGGCCCAATAGCACTTCTCATCTGTTCTTCTGTAAGTTCCGGCCTGCCCATTTTTCTGACAGCATGATTAATACCGGCAGACACATCAGGAAAAGTATCGGCCAGAGTTCCGTCAAGGTCAAAAATCATCAAGTCAAATCTCGTTTTCATCCTGAATGGAGCTCCACAAACCTGCGTATTGATCTGTCAAATGTACGTTCAACCTCGTCAGGGAAATAACATGCAGGGAGTTCATCTCTCGAACGGTGATACCTGATACACTCGCAGCAATATCCCTTTCTTGAACACGGTTCATAAGTACAGTTGCAGGAAGCCATATTTTCAGTATAATTTTTACATTCTGCCACTACTATCTTCTCTCCACATCTTTAAAATATTTTCTAATAGTTTCTCTTTATTTTTTATCATTTGAACTTTGGACTGGCACTTTATCTGCCCTGCTCCTGCTCCTTTGTGCCCGTCGCCAATATTCAATTCCCGCATTATCCTGCCGACATCATAATTATTCTCTATGCTGTTCAGATTCAGGCTCAGAGACATTGACACAGCTATATCATTGGATTTGATCCCTCTGTGAAATAAATTTTTTATTTCTATTACAGCTTTTGATTCAGGATAGATTAGATATGCAAGATTTTTTACAATTAAAGGCCTTCTGTTGTGTCTCGTCAAATCTATTACTACAAGTTCCTTTTCAGTATCGTCTTTTAGAAAATAGGAATCCTGCTTGATCTGACGCATAATATCTTCCTCCTGCCCGCAGTACTTCTGCCACCTTTCAATCACTCTATCTGTTCCGGCCACTTCCTTAATATCCAAATCACGGACACTGCGTAACAGGCTCTGCATAAAATCCCGGGCATCCTTATAACTTGAAGATTCGGCTTTGAGAGCTCCTTCTATTATCTTCCCCGGAGTCTCTTTTCTCCAATCCTCAATACTCTTATAATCAAAAGCGTCAATGACATCTGCTTCATCAACCGCTGTAATAAAACGTTCGGGAATTTCTTTGTCTTTGAAATAGTTTATGACAACTCTTGCACAGGATTTTTCAGGAGCAAAAGCGCCCTTAATATCTTCCTGCTTCAGGCCGCGTAATAAAAGCTCTTCAAGATTGCCTTCATGATGATCAAACCACAATCCGCATTCCAGAGGATACGGAAGATCACACACTACATCATTTTCAGAAACCGGAAAACGGGATTCATTGACTGACCTTGGCCCGGTAAAATAAAAGGAATCAATATTTAAAAAATAGCTGCACAGCGCACCGCTGACAATTCCGTCAAAATCATTGTGGGTTATAATTCGGT includes these proteins:
- a CDS encoding HAD-IA family hydrolase; protein product: MKTRFDLMIFDLDGTLADTFPDVSAGINHAVRKMGRPELTEEQMRSAIGPGGDEFIRAVLQESGDSDKKVFLEFFREYYDIHCLDSTLPFSGIRDVLSSLSSVCLTVATNKPRNHAKKILSGLNLDAYFKAVCTPDNGVKEKPDPEMLFSLLDTFGVEPHRVLLVGDTERDITAGRRAGVKVCGVKYGYGDSGMLQNLKPDYLIDSPAELLDIVLHSSNLGDKYNYEN